Below is a window of Cytophaga hutchinsonii ATCC 33406 DNA.
TTATGGCTCTGATGCTGATTGCTGACAGAAATGAACTGACTTTTGATGAAATAAGAGATGCATTGAACATCAGCAAGAGTGCTGCCAGTACAGCCATCAATCTGCTGCTTACCACAAAACGCATTGAATATTTTACAAACCCGGGTGAACGCAAAAGATATTTCAGGGCAACGATTGTGAACTGGAAATCACACATGAAAGAAAAACTTGAAGGCATTATTACCATGCATTCACTTATGAAAGAAATTATTGAACAGCGTCCGGATTCAACTCCTGAATTCAATGCAAGTTTAAACGAGCTTCATGATTTTATGAGTTTCTTTCACAAAGAAATTCCTTTATTAATTGAACGTTGGAAAACATCTAAAAAGTAATACAATATTTTCTTACTCAATCCGACTACAACCTAAACTAAAAAAATCTTTATGAGAATTTACTCCTTGTGCATTGGATTCTTGTTGTTTACAACACAAGTATATGCACAGCAAAAACTCACCCTCAAAGAATGTATTGCGTTCAGCCTACAGAATCATTTAAGCAATAAAGTTTATCTGAACAATGTAGAGATTGCGAACCAGCAAGGCAGAGAAGCATTAGCAGGCTATTTACCTCAGGTAGCCGGTACGGCAACGTTTGATTACAATATTAAACGACAAACAACCATCATTCCTGCAGGCGCATTCAGCCCAACAGAAACAAGACTGCAATTCGGGCAGCCTTTTTTAACAACACCGGTCATACAGCTTGATCAGGTATTATATGATCAGTCGCTGTTATACGGCATCAAAGCGAACGGTCCGAACAAAGAGATCTCAGCACTTTCATTAAAACAAAATCAGGAAACACTGATCTACAATACTTCAGCGGCATACATCGAAACGGTTATTTATTCAGAACGTATCCGTATCCTCACAATTAATGAAAATAAATATAAAGACCTGTTAGCGATTAAAAAATTACAGTTCGAAAAGGGTGTTGCCACACAGGTTGAATACAACCGTATTCTTGTAACCTACAAAAACATAACTGCAGAAAAAACGCTTGCCGAAACAAATAAAGAATTAGCCTTAAACAAGCTGAAAGATGCCATGGGCATGACACTTCAGGAATCTTTATCCATCAACGATTCGCTGGATTATGCAAAACTGATTCCGGATTCGGATGCGAGCCAGTTTGATGTAACACAACTATATGCATATAAAATAAATGCAGAAAAAATTCACTTACAGGAAATTGATGTGAAGCGAAAACAATCGGCCTTCTTACCTACCTTGTCCGGTTATGCGCGCTATGGTGCACAGGCATATGGCGCAGAATTCAATACGGCCTTTGACCGATGGTTTGATTACTCTACTATAGGTTTACGTCTGAATGTACCTATATTCAGCGGTTTCAGAAGAGACAGCCAGTTAAAGCAAAGTAAATTAACGCTTGATAACGCAAAACAGAATTTTATTATTAATAACAATACCATGCAGCTTCAGTATATGAATGCAAATACGCAGTTAAAAAAATCATATAACGATGTTGCAAACAACAAAGAAAATTTAGAATTAGCTCAGGAAGTATTTGATATTACAAACCTTGAATATCAGAAAGGCAGTGCTACACTAACGGATTTATTAAACGCAGAATATTCTTTAAAAGAAGCACAGAACAATTACATTACTTCTACTTTAAATTTATTATCCTCTACTCTTAATAACGAAAAAGCAAAAGGTACACTTATACCATTTGCAACTAAACTATAACCTTTCTAAGCATTTATCTATATGAAAAAAATTCTGATTATAGGCGGCATTTTAGCACTTGTTGCAATCATTACATTAAGATTGATCAGCAACAAAAAAACACTCAACGAAAGCAAGCAGGTTGTTGACCGCTCAAAAATTCCTGTTTCGGTTTCCGTTATTGCTGTAGAAGAAAAACCATTGAACAGTTCGTTTCAATTACCCGCATCTCTTGACCCGATTGAAGAGTCAAAGATTGCTGTTACCGTAGCCGGTAAAATAACACGTCTATCAATTGAAAACGGATCACGTGTAAGCAAAGGGCAGGTAATTGGTACCATTGATTCGCAGCTGAAACAATTGAATCTGGAAGCGGTTGAATTATCTGAAGCAAAATTAAAAAGAGACTATGAGCGTACAAAAGAACTGTACGAAGGAAAAGCGGCAACAGAAACAAATGTGATTGATGCAAAATATGCTTACGATAACAAGCGCATTGAAGCAGACCAGATCAGAAAGCAGATTGCTGATGGAAACATAATTGCACCTTTCAGCGGCATTATCTCAAACAAAAGCCTGAACGTGGGTGAATTTACAAACGTAGGTACAGTGATCGCTACAGTTGTTAATATTCAGAAATTAAAAGCGGTTGTATATGTAAATGAAAAAGATGCGTACCGTTTACAAAACGGACAAAACGTATCTGTTTCAACAGATGTTTACCCGGGACAGGAATTTAAAGGGAAAATTTCGTTCATCAGTCCGAAAGGAGATGCTGCACATAACTACCTGGTAGAAGTATTAATTGATAATAATGGTAAAAATATTTTAAAAGCCGGAACGTATGTGCTGGTAAAATTCCGTTCGGAGAGTACTGCTTCAGTTATACAGATACCTAAAATTGCATTGGCAGAAGGCCTTAAAAATCCATATGTATATGTTGTGAATGGCAATAAAGTTGCTTCGCGCAAAATTATTACCGGCCGTGAAGTAGGCGAATACGTTGAGGTTGTGAGTGGTTTAAAAACCGGAGAGCAAGTTGTAATCAATGGCCAGATTAACCTGACCAATGGAAGTATCATAAGCATTGTTGGCAACAAATAAAATTAAGTAGCTATGTCTATTACAGAAATATCCATAAAAAGACCATTACTGATTACAGTAATTTTCTTTACGTTGATCCTCTTCGGATGGATCAGTTACAAAAGTTTAAATTATAATTTATTGCCTAAGTTTGAGGTAAATGTAATTACAGTTCAGACGATATACAGAGGTGCTTCTTCAGACGAGATCCAGAGTTCGATCACCAAACCGGTAGAAGATGCCGTTGCATCTATTGAAGGTATTGATGTGATCACTTCTACATCTATGGAAGGTGTATCAATGATCGTACTTCAGCTGAAGCCCGGTACAAGCACTATTAATGCACAACGGGATGCAGAAAGAAAAATCAATGAAATTAAAGCAACCCTGCCGGATGATGTAGATGATCCGGTAATCAGACGTGTTAACCTCGACGAAATTCCGGTATTGAAAATCAGTGCTACGGCAAATATGACGCAAGGACAGCTCTATGATCTGATTGATCAGAAAGTAAAGCCTTTGATGCTGAATGTTGAAGGGGTTGGTACAGTAAGTATCATTGGTGGAAATGAACGTGAAATCAAGATTACGCTTGATAATGATAAGCTTCAGGCATACGGAATTTCTTCTGCATTGGTGAACCAGATCATTGCCAACAGTAACTCTTCATACCCTGCAGGTAGTGTAGAAACTACAGACGACCGTTTATCTATCCGTATGAATGCAAAAGTTACTACGGTAGACGAATTAAGAAATCTTGTTATTACTGAAAATAAAGACGGAAGCCGTGTATTGGTTAAAGACGTTGCAACAGTAACTGACGGGCTTGCTGAATCAACAACAATTAACCGTATCAACGGACAAAGCGGTATCGGTATTGAGATCATTAAACAATCCGATGCGAATACAGTAAATGTAAGCCAGAATGCGAAGAAACGTCTGGAAGAATTAAAAGTGTTATATGCTGCACAGGGATTTAATTATCAGATTGCATCCGATCAATCTGTTTATACGCTTGCTTCTGCTGATGCCGTAATCCACGATTTGTTCCTGGCTGTACTTATTGTAGGTAGTGTAATGTTATTGTTCCTGCACAGCTTCCGCAGTTCATTATTTGTTCTTGTTGCCATTCCATCTGCAATGATCCCGACATTCATCCTAATGTATGTGTTTGGATTCTCGCTGAACCTAATGACATTGATGGGCCTTTCCCTTGTTGTTGGTATTCTTGTGGATGATAGTATTGTGGTATTGGAAAACATTTTTCGTCACCTTGAAATGGGTAAAAATAAAGTTCAGGCATCTTTAGATGGCAGAAGTGAAATTGGTTTTACAGCTATTGCGATTACACTGGTAGACGTTGTGGTATTCTTACCGCTGTCGTTAAGTACCGGTATCATCGGGAATATTCTTCGTGAATTCTCTTTGGTAGTAGTATTCTCTACATTGATGAGTTTATTTGTATCCTTTACCCTTACTCCGCTCCTTGCGTCAAGATGGGCAAAGCTGGAAGTATTAAGCAAAGATTCTCTATGGGGGCTGATCAATATTAAGTTTGAAGAGTTCTTAACAAGCCTGAAAGAAGCTTACGGCAGAGGATTATCGTGGGTACTTAAACGCGGCCATAAAAGATGGGTACTTATCAGCATATTTTTGTTGTTTGTTGGTGTAGGAGGTCTTCTGGCCGGCGGTTTCATTGGCGCTGCATTTATCAGTGCCGGTGACCGCGGAGAATTTGCGATCAAAGTTGAACTCGCCCCTGAAACACCTTTATACCAAACAAATTTAAAAGTAAAACAGATTGAAGAAATCTTATTGTCCCAACCGGAGGTAACGAAGGTATTTACCAATGTAGGTACCCAATCGGGTGCCATGGGCGGCGGATCTTCCAATTCAAATCTTGCAGAGATCACGGTAACCCTTGTAGATAAGTCTGAACGTGCGTTATCGGCCGATAAGTTTGGTGTTGAAATGCGCAATAAGATCGGAGAAATACCAGGTATTAAAGTTACTGTATTGCCGGTAAGTATTACCGGTAACAGCCAGTCTCCGATTCAGATTGCTGTGAAAGGTACCGATATGGATAGCTTATGGAAGGCTGCACGAATGCTCAAAGAAATTGTTGTAGCAACACCGGGTACCGATTATGTGGATTTCAGCACAAAAAGTTTAAAGACTGAAATTGACATTAAATTAAACAGAGATAAATTATCGAATATTGGCATGAGTATACCTGAAGTGGGTAATGCTATACAGCTTGCCTTCAGGGGAAATGACCAGACAAAATTCAAAGACAAAGGTGAAGAATACAGCATCAATGTTTCGCTTGACAAAGACGATAAACGCGACATTGAAAGTGTAAAAAATCTGATCATCCGAAACAGTCAGGGCGCTTCAATCCGTTTGGGTGATGTAGCAGAAGTTTCTGAAATACTTGGCCAGTCTGTATTAGAGCGGACCAACCGTATGAACTCTATTAAAGTAACATCTGCAGCTGTTGGCCGCCCTTCGGGAACAATTGTTGCCGATATTCAGGCGGCCCTTGAAAAACAGAAACTTCCGGAAGGTATTCTGATCGATTATCAGGGTGATGCAAAAAACCAGAAAGATGCCTTTGGAAGTCTTGGAATGGCTATGTTAATGGGTATTATCCTCGTTTATCTGATCATGGTTGCCTTGTATGAAAGCATTGTTTATCCATTTGTGGTATTATTTTCTATACCTGTGGCAATGATTGGTGCCTTTTTAGCGTTAGCATTAAGCATGGAGACAATGTCTATCTTTGCGATCGTCGGGTTGATCATGCTTCTTGGTTTGGTTGCTAAAAACGGGATTCTGATCGTCGATTTTACCAATCACTTAAAAGCAGAAGGTATGTCTCGCTTTGATGCCTTGGTAGAAGCAGGTAAAGAACGTTTGAGACCGATCCTGATGACTACGATAGCTATGATTACGGGTATGCTTCCGATTGCGCTAGCTACCAGCTCAGGTGCCGAAGTTAAAAATGGTATGGCCTGGGTAATTATCGGCGGCCTTACCAGTTCATTAATATTGACCCTGTTCCTGGTACCGACTATGTATATGATTATTGATACAGCAATTGAACGGGTAGAAAAATTCTTCAGAAAGCGTTTTTTCAAAAAAAGCAGAAAAGAATTATTGGCGAAAGAAACGATTGATTATTAAAATGTGTTATAAAAACATTGACATAGGTTTCCCATACTTGTCAATAATGGTTGTAGTTTAGTTTAATAACAGTAAAAGAGTCCCGCAGCAATGCGGGACTCTTCCTGTTTTACAGCTGGAACGAATCGCATGTTCTAAGGTACAATGGTATTACCTGGTTTCCAGCAACTGCAGTTCTGCCGTTAAATTATTTTGTGCTTTTTCTTCGAATGCCTTAAAAAAATAATCTGTCTTAAAAATCCGTTCCATATTCAGAAAATGTGTTAATACTTTTTTTCTGCCGGGTATATACAGAAAGTCCGGATACAGCGCATATTCTTTTCTTACCTGTTTACAATATTCAGCGTATATATCCCACTCCTGGCCTAAAATAGAAAGATCTGCATCCGTAAAATAATTTGTATCCGCATCTGTCTGTTCAATATGACTTTTCGTTGCCAGAATCTGATTTTTACATTTTTGTATTTTTTCATCTGAAACAGCAAGCTGTTTCATTCTTTTTTCCGCAATTGCTGCGCTTTGTTCTTCGTTATCCGATCTGCTTGCTTTATACACTACATCGTGATAAAACAAGGTAAATAAAAGTGTGTTCCAATCCTGAATGTTATCTTTCACCAATATTAATTGGGCAAGCACATGTTCCAGGTGGCTACGTGTATGATATTTTCTTTTAGAAGCTGAATACGCCTTTTCAATTTCATTCCACAATGTATCAATCAAACCTGTATCCGTTGTATAGGTGTGTAACAGTGTTGTGAATGTTTGTTTAAGCATTGACTGCATATACGTTTGATTATTTCCGTTTAACCTTCGGCGGTGTACGGTTTGTATTTTTACTGACAGGCTTTTTTACCGCTCCGTTTATGGTTTCTAATCCACGATTCAAAGCACGTTTCAGTTCCTGTATGTAGTTCCAGTGTAGGATGAAAACAAAAAACGTAACCGGGAACAACAGAATAAGCAATACCTGATACCGTACAGATAAAGAATAATTTTTATACACCAGCTCCGGCAATTCTTCTGCAGGAATGCTTGCGTGTGTCAGCAACATTGTTCTATATTCATTATAAAACTGAATATAGTTTTTTATAAAAGCGAAATAGCGGTTTCTGTTTATGGAGAATAACATACTGAAACGCATGTGCTGTATTTTTTCGCCATCCTTATTCAACAAACCTATATTATCTGATAAACTTTTCATATTACTTCTTTATGGCTATTGTCTTTCAATGCTGTTACATACATATAGAGCATAGCCACATTAGATAAAGAAAACAGTACAAAATAAAAAAAGGAATAAAAAACAAATAGCTCCATAAACAGAGACTGCAGAGCCAGCATGGCACACATGCCAACCAATTCAACGATATATGAAACGCCCACAAATTTTATTGCCGGCTGCAGATCTCCTCCTGCCGTATTTGAAATTAACTGTATACCAATAATTATCTCTAAGGGAAATAATATGATTAAAGGAATGTTCGTATAAAATTGATTAGTATAAATGGAATACACCGGCACACCATTCACCATACTCAGGAAAAGCATATATATTGAAGCAAATAACAGATATACATTTACAAGTGCTATTAAAACAATTAAAAATAAAAATATTTTTTGCCCCAGATCAATGCCTACAAACTTGTATAAGTATGCCACACAAACGATATCGCATACTTTAAAAAAGATGTTTAGTATATGATATCCATACAGATCATCCGAAATTCCGAAGCTTGTATACAGCCCGATTAAAAGCCTTACACTTATTAATCCTATGATCAGTTTTAATTGTCCTTTATTTATCCCTTCACTTTTAAAAAATTGATTTTCCATGTTATACATTGGTTACATTAAACATTAAAGATATAGAATTTTAAGCCGTAACTATTAAAAAATATAGCCCGCGGTTAAAACCGCGGGCTATATTTTTTAATAGTTAAAATACTTTACCTACAGGCATTAAACGCTCACCTATTCTTCTCTTTTGAATTCATGAATGAGTGTTGCTACAAGTCCCGTCCATCCTGTCTGGTGTGATGCACCGCAGCCTCTGCCATTATCTCCGTGGAAGAACTCATAGAAGGTAATGAGATCTTTAAAGTTAGGATCGGTACTGAATTTATCGATCTCACCGTTTACAGGGCGTTTACCTTTTTTATCCAGTCTGAAAATATTGATCAACCGATCAGATAATTCCGCTGCAATATCTTTCAACGTAAGCATATTGCCGCTACCCGTTGGATATTCAATTACAAATGCATCGCCATAGTATGAATGGAATTTCATTAAACTTTCAACGATCATATAATTGATCGGGAACCAGATCGGCCCTCTCCAGTTTGAGTTACCACCGAACATAGCCGAATCAGACTCTGCCGGTTTATAAACAACTGAAAATACCTTACCGTGGTAATTGAATTCATATGGTTTCGCTTCATGCTCTTTAGAAAGTGCGCGGATACCATAATCAGACAGGAATTCTGTTTCGTTCAGCATACGCTTTAACACCATGGTCATACGGTGGCCGCGCAACAAGGAAAGTAATTTTGTATTGTGATCGCCATCGTCTGTCCAGCGCGAAACCTGCGAAGCCAGATCCGGACGGTTGGCCAGGATCCATTCCAGTCTGCGTTTAAAATCCGGAAGTTTTTCAACGTTTGATTTTGTTAATACTTCTACCGCAAACAACGGAATGATACCAACAATGGATTTTACTTTTAAGTGCTGGCTTTTACCGTTTGGCAAGTGAATGATATCAAAGTAGAACTGATCTTCTTCATCCCACAAGCCAACGCCGGAATCACCAATATTATTCATGGCACCGGCAATGTACAGGAAGTGCTCAAAATATTTTGAAGCCAGATCCTGATATACCGGATTTGTCAACGCCAGTTCGGTAGAGATACGCAGCATGTTCAGAGAGTACATGGCCATCCAGCTTGTACCGTCTGATTGCTCGGTTCTGCCGCCGATCGGTAATGGCTGACTGCGGTCGAACACCCCGATGTTATCAAGGCCTAAGAAACCACCTTCAAATATATTTTTCCCGTCTTTATCTTTCTGATTTACCCACCAGGTAAAGTTCATGGTAAGCTTGTGCAGGATACGTTCCAGGAACGCCGTATCTCCTACGCCATTGTTGCGTTCTTTATCAAGCTCATATACACGCCAGGTTGCCCAGGCATGCACGGGAGGGTTTACATCACCGAAGTTCCACTCATACGCCGGAATCTGGCCATTGGGGTGCATGTAGTATTCACGCAGCAGAATGGTTAATTGTCTTTTTGCAAAATCCGGGTCGATCTGTGCAATCGGAATACAGTGGAACGCAAGATCCCAAGCCGCATACCACGGGTACTCCCATTTATCCGGCATCGAAATCACATTGGAATTATTCAAATGTTCCCAATGACTGTTACGTCCTTTCTTTCTGCTTTCAGGGACCAGGCCTTTACGTACCGGATCTCCATCCAGCCATTGCTGCACATTGAAATAGAAGAACTGTTTACACCACATCATACCTGCATAGCCCTGACGCTGGATCAAACGCAGCTCTTCATCCTTTACGCCATCCTGAACTTCGTTATAAAATTCATTTGCTTCGTGCAGGCGTTTTTCAAAGATCTGGTCAAAATCTTCAAATGGTTTTTTTAATGTTTTATCTGTAAGCCTGGTACGTACTACTTTCGTTTCACCTGGTTTCACTTTCAGCTTATACATAGAAGAAGCCTTGGTTCCTTCTCGCTGCAGCATGTTCACCGCATTCTGATTATCGTTGACAACGTA
It encodes the following:
- a CDS encoding GbsR/MarR family transcriptional regulator; translated protein: MPTEIVTEKQRVLIEKLGVFYEHEGHHPAGARVMALMLIADRNELTFDEIRDALNISKSAASTAINLLLTTKRIEYFTNPGERKRYFRATIVNWKSHMKEKLEGIITMHSLMKEIIEQRPDSTPEFNASLNELHDFMSFFHKEIPLLIERWKTSKK
- a CDS encoding TolC family protein, translating into MRIYSLCIGFLLFTTQVYAQQKLTLKECIAFSLQNHLSNKVYLNNVEIANQQGREALAGYLPQVAGTATFDYNIKRQTTIIPAGAFSPTETRLQFGQPFLTTPVIQLDQVLYDQSLLYGIKANGPNKEISALSLKQNQETLIYNTSAAYIETVIYSERIRILTINENKYKDLLAIKKLQFEKGVATQVEYNRILVTYKNITAEKTLAETNKELALNKLKDAMGMTLQESLSINDSLDYAKLIPDSDASQFDVTQLYAYKINAEKIHLQEIDVKRKQSAFLPTLSGYARYGAQAYGAEFNTAFDRWFDYSTIGLRLNVPIFSGFRRDSQLKQSKLTLDNAKQNFIINNNTMQLQYMNANTQLKKSYNDVANNKENLELAQEVFDITNLEYQKGSATLTDLLNAEYSLKEAQNNYITSTLNLLSSTLNNEKAKGTLIPFATKL
- a CDS encoding efflux RND transporter periplasmic adaptor subunit, with protein sequence MKKILIIGGILALVAIITLRLISNKKTLNESKQVVDRSKIPVSVSVIAVEEKPLNSSFQLPASLDPIEESKIAVTVAGKITRLSIENGSRVSKGQVIGTIDSQLKQLNLEAVELSEAKLKRDYERTKELYEGKAATETNVIDAKYAYDNKRIEADQIRKQIADGNIIAPFSGIISNKSLNVGEFTNVGTVIATVVNIQKLKAVVYVNEKDAYRLQNGQNVSVSTDVYPGQEFKGKISFISPKGDAAHNYLVEVLIDNNGKNILKAGTYVLVKFRSESTASVIQIPKIALAEGLKNPYVYVVNGNKVASRKIITGREVGEYVEVVSGLKTGEQVVINGQINLTNGSIISIVGNK
- a CDS encoding efflux RND transporter permease subunit, which codes for MSITEISIKRPLLITVIFFTLILFGWISYKSLNYNLLPKFEVNVITVQTIYRGASSDEIQSSITKPVEDAVASIEGIDVITSTSMEGVSMIVLQLKPGTSTINAQRDAERKINEIKATLPDDVDDPVIRRVNLDEIPVLKISATANMTQGQLYDLIDQKVKPLMLNVEGVGTVSIIGGNEREIKITLDNDKLQAYGISSALVNQIIANSNSSYPAGSVETTDDRLSIRMNAKVTTVDELRNLVITENKDGSRVLVKDVATVTDGLAESTTINRINGQSGIGIEIIKQSDANTVNVSQNAKKRLEELKVLYAAQGFNYQIASDQSVYTLASADAVIHDLFLAVLIVGSVMLLFLHSFRSSLFVLVAIPSAMIPTFILMYVFGFSLNLMTLMGLSLVVGILVDDSIVVLENIFRHLEMGKNKVQASLDGRSEIGFTAIAITLVDVVVFLPLSLSTGIIGNILREFSLVVVFSTLMSLFVSFTLTPLLASRWAKLEVLSKDSLWGLINIKFEEFLTSLKEAYGRGLSWVLKRGHKRWVLISIFLLFVGVGGLLAGGFIGAAFISAGDRGEFAIKVELAPETPLYQTNLKVKQIEEILLSQPEVTKVFTNVGTQSGAMGGGSSNSNLAEITVTLVDKSERALSADKFGVEMRNKIGEIPGIKVTVLPVSITGNSQSPIQIAVKGTDMDSLWKAARMLKEIVVATPGTDYVDFSTKSLKTEIDIKLNRDKLSNIGMSIPEVGNAIQLAFRGNDQTKFKDKGEEYSINVSLDKDDKRDIESVKNLIIRNSQGASIRLGDVAEVSEILGQSVLERTNRMNSIKVTSAAVGRPSGTIVADIQAALEKQKLPEGILIDYQGDAKNQKDAFGSLGMAMLMGIILVYLIMVALYESIVYPFVVLFSIPVAMIGAFLALALSMETMSIFAIVGLIMLLGLVAKNGILIVDFTNHLKAEGMSRFDALVEAGKERLRPILMTTIAMITGMLPIALATSSGAEVKNGMAWVIIGGLTSSLILTLFLVPTMYMIIDTAIERVEKFFRKRFFKKSRKELLAKETIDY
- a CDS encoding HD domain-containing protein, producing MQSMLKQTFTTLLHTYTTDTGLIDTLWNEIEKAYSASKRKYHTRSHLEHVLAQLILVKDNIQDWNTLLFTLFYHDVVYKASRSDNEEQSAAIAEKRMKQLAVSDEKIQKCKNQILATKSHIEQTDADTNYFTDADLSILGQEWDIYAEYCKQVRKEYALYPDFLYIPGRKKVLTHFLNMERIFKTDYFFKAFEEKAQNNLTAELQLLETR
- a CDS encoding MGH1-like glycoside hydrolase domain-containing protein: MSKYKTAEHNRLKTSKENNPWKNWGPFLTERQWGTVREDYSEDGSAWEHTTHDMARSYTYRWGEEGIAGISDNKSLLCFSVALWNGKDPILKERLFGMTGNQGNHGEDVKELYYYLDSTPTHSYMKMLYKYPQAEFPYQKLIDGNQRSRHDPEYELIDTGVFDEDKYFDVFVEYAKGDMEDILIKISVVNRGPVEAEITVLPTLWFRNIWTWGYDFAKPKMAAKKDGSIKIEHDFIGERNFYSDQADRLLFCENESNNKRLYNKANKYSYCKDGINDYVVNDNQNAVNMLQREGTKASSMYKLKVKPGETKVVRTRLTDKTLKKPFEDFDQIFEKRLHEANEFYNEVQDGVKDEELRLIQRQGYAGMMWCKQFFYFNVQQWLDGDPVRKGLVPESRKKGRNSHWEHLNNSNVISMPDKWEYPWYAAWDLAFHCIPIAQIDPDFAKRQLTILLREYYMHPNGQIPAYEWNFGDVNPPVHAWATWRVYELDKERNNGVGDTAFLERILHKLTMNFTWWVNQKDKDGKNIFEGGFLGLDNIGVFDRSQPLPIGGRTEQSDGTSWMAMYSLNMLRISTELALTNPVYQDLASKYFEHFLYIAGAMNNIGDSGVGLWDEEDQFYFDIIHLPNGKSQHLKVKSIVGIIPLFAVEVLTKSNVEKLPDFKRRLEWILANRPDLASQVSRWTDDGDHNTKLLSLLRGHRMTMVLKRMLNETEFLSDYGIRALSKEHEAKPYEFNYHGKVFSVVYKPAESDSAMFGGNSNWRGPIWFPINYMIVESLMKFHSYYGDAFVIEYPTGSGNMLTLKDIAAELSDRLINIFRLDKKGKRPVNGEIDKFSTDPNFKDLITFYEFFHGDNGRGCGASHQTGWTGLVATLIHEFKREE